One stretch of Caldilineales bacterium DNA includes these proteins:
- a CDS encoding E3 binding domain-containing protein: MTTDVIMPNLGLTMEAGTIVRWLVAPGQPVERGQPLFEVETDKVSVEVEALASGVLGPLLVEAGRRAPVGTVLARIGEGDDGRETIDDGLVAALRPTPAHLQSPTSDLRPPPSDLRLPPSALRPPPSDLRSPTSSPRARKIAKERGLDWRTLSGSGPRGRVIERDVLDASHFGSASHLHSGSASHLASHLLAEVDLSRLLDAHRRLTPFVPDLRLIDWLAAIVGTALDEAGIAAAIASAAIRSYPRLTSGAPPSLALIAAERGRAAPASAPIFAIDDRSASRIDVLMPSLAPAEIASLVLGRIDKSGHATLSLAFAGPTLAGDQAVRLLERVIDLIEEPEGLLLTI, translated from the coding sequence ATGACCACCGATGTGATCATGCCCAACCTGGGACTGACGATGGAAGCGGGAACCATCGTCCGCTGGCTGGTCGCGCCCGGCCAGCCGGTCGAGCGCGGCCAGCCGCTGTTCGAGGTCGAGACCGACAAGGTCAGCGTCGAGGTCGAGGCATTGGCAAGCGGCGTACTCGGCCCGTTGCTGGTGGAGGCCGGGCGCAGGGCGCCGGTGGGGACGGTGCTGGCGCGCATCGGCGAGGGGGACGACGGGCGAGAAACGATAGACGATGGGCTGGTTGCCGCCCTCCGCCCCACTCCCGCCCATCTCCAATCTCCAACCTCCGATCTCCGTCCTCCGCCCTCTGACCTCCGCCTTCCGCCCTCCGCCCTCCGCCCTCCGCCCTCTGACCTCCGCTCTCCCACCTCCTCCCCCCGCGCCCGCAAGATCGCCAAAGAGCGCGGCCTCGACTGGCGCACGCTGTCGGGCAGCGGCCCGCGCGGACGCGTGATCGAGCGCGATGTCCTAGATGCGTCGCACTTTGGAAGTGCGTCGCACCTACACTCTGGAAGTGCGTCGCACCTGGCGAGTCACCTGCTCGCCGAAGTCGATCTTTCTCGCCTGCTCGACGCCCACCGCCGCCTGACGCCGTTCGTGCCGGACTTGCGCCTGATCGATTGGCTGGCCGCCATCGTCGGCACGGCTTTGGACGAGGCCGGCATCGCCGCCGCGATCGCCTCGGCAGCCATCCGCAGCTATCCGCGCCTCACATCGGGCGCGCCGCCATCGCTGGCGCTGATCGCAGCCGAGCGCGGCCGCGCCGCCCCGGCCTCGGCGCCCATCTTTGCCATCGATGATCGCAGCGCCAGCCGCATCGATGTCCTCATGCCATCGCTGGCGCCGGCGGAGATCGCCAGTCTGGTCCTGGGGCGCATCGACAAATCGGGACATGCCACGCTTTCGCTTGCGTTTGCTGGCCCGACCCTGGCCGGGGATCAGGCCGTGCGGCTGCTCGAACGGGTGATCGACCTGATCGAGGAGCCAGAAGGTCTGTTGTTGACCATCTGA